The Arabidopsis thaliana chromosome 5, partial sequence genomic interval tttgggtcaaaggTAATTAGATTCCAACTCTTTCTTTGCTTCAAAAAGACTTGTAAGGCCCAATAAAGCCCATTTTTGAGGGAAACATATGGCAATGGCACGTCTAGTAAGGCCCCGTAAAAGCCCATTTGTTACGATTTAGAAAggaaaattattaatttaccAATCTTGGTTCTTGGCTTTGAATTAGATAACTAAGCATTATATGACACTAATTACTTAGGCTGAAAGGCAGGACGAGCCGactaaaattattatctttgaAAAAGGAACTATATTTAAAagtcaaataataataataattaaaaagagagattaattTGGGTAAACAATGTTCGAAAAGAtgggaagaagaggatgaacATTGATAAACTCCATGAGAATTAATAAATCgactttatattataattgAAGACGGTGCATCTAagccaaagaaacaaatctttgCGTGATTTGATAATTGTCTCTTACGTAACATATGTGCGATGAATCTTCTTAATCGTGCACATATTAAGTGGATGTATGTACGAAGCACATCATTAATTTAAGTTCTATCGTTCTAATTATAGTTATAAAGATAtattcgtatatatatataaatagctAGTGACTTCTCGATTCATAAGCTATGCATCAAGTACGAGAAAAACTAACGTGACCCACATGGTATATTAGAGAATactataatatatgaaaaaatttaaTTCTGAAAATTTCCCCATAATGTTATGTTATGTATGGATCAAGTATGTATGTGTAACGTAAGTAGCAATGCCATGCGTAGATGACCCCTCATGCATACATGAAGAACATCAAAGGGGTCCTGGCATATAATTGATGTAATTTGAATTCCAAATTATATGTCCAATCGGTCGAAGTCAAATATGgagtaaaaaacaaatcgttacaattcatttgtttgttatgcatatataaatatgattacTATAGGTGTATGCATAAGAGATGTTATATGTTTCTGTGTCATGGCATGTGCAGTTATATGGCCTCACTCGTGAAGCCCACGTGACTGAAATTTTGGTTCAAACTTGACATGCATATGTACATAACTTCCATAATCTATATCTACTTTACAATACGTTGATAAAGATAAACTTCCATAATCTATATCTACTTTTAGAACTGggtaaaacaatattttaaacatttttacaAGAAAACGTATTCTTACATTACCAACTATATGATTAGTATGTGGCACCAGTTGACGTAACAATTTATGGAATGATAATATCAAATATCATTCCAATGTCGCTTATTATAGTAGCAAGTAGACTACGACCATGACAATGACGAAAATTTTCTGGTACAACGACTTCATAATGTCAGTTTGTATAGTTATGGTCGGTCATATGCAATAAAGACTTTTAAGTAGAATATTACTTAATCAGTATTACTCATTCACGGATTCTCAAATCCAACCAAATTCtcaatctcttatttttcaaAGTACGTACTGCTACTACATATCTCTGTTAAGTttttataatcgaattgttaaTTAATTGAGACAGATTTTTGGGGACTCAACCACCACATTAATGCTGTTCACATGTAAGGATCATTTGCCGTTACGGCCGGTATAGCCGCGTATCATgctaaaattaaaacaaaatcggTTACTAAagttgtattatatatttcgTAGTCTACTCTTCGTAGTACCAACAAAGCTCATGGcacttttttagttttttttttatgtgataGGCTTAGCATAATAACATTTGACCGGTATCTTATATCTTATACTATAATGATTAGCCTATGATGATATGACACTTTATCCTCTACTTTATCCCTCGGGAAATaatttcacaagaaaaaaaaaatggttataaaGACTTTTCTCTTTAAATGATTGGAGCCTTTTCATCctcaaatttttgaaaattattgatttcGATGATTGGAATTGTAATGTATAAATCTATAATCATTGTAATCATTGGGACATATCCTCcttaacatatatatcaatcaaCCATGGCTCTCGATATACAGATTTCGGTTTCTCATAAGTtgctcatttttttcttataattacGTTAATCCTGATAGAGTAAGTTttgattatacaaaaaaaaaatgtggatTTCGTTGTAAACTTGTAATTTTAGTTCAAATATGTGACGTGAACATTCTTACGCAATGCAACGTACCTATTCAAAGCTCAAAACTTTACTGCCGTAGAACGCTAGAAGCTACCTTTACCCCGAAATTGTTAATGGGTTTTAGTCgatttttaactaaattatttaGGCTTCATCGAATATTTTCGACAAGTAGATCATACCTTCTCTCTTGATTCACCTAAGTGGAAAACCTTTGACTTTCCCCTTTTGCTTTCTCAGTTGACCAATTCGACAATTCCCGCCATATTACCATataatgattaattaattagttaattgaCATTAAATTAAGCCTCCTTTTGATATGCCTCAACTAACGTCCTTAACCAACAACGTTAACACGATCTTTATAGCCTTATAGTCAGAGGAGAATTCTCAcaacaaactcaaaaactaTACCAAATGATAGAgcataaaattaaagaaacccatatttataaaacaaaatatatataaactaaaaagagtgaattacatttttatatatgggTACAATACACACAAACGTTTCACTAAAATTACAACgggatatatatttatttatatatatagccaCTGCAAATCCACATTCGGATTGAGTgcattaaaaacatataataacaCATAGTAACAATTTTACACCCGAAAAATTGCATAAATTAAAGACTCACccaaacattaaaaaaaatattacatatataatgaTATGATTATAGATATCttggaaaattaaaaatactttcccaaaatataaaaaatgaaggaaataaagaagaagaaaaaaccgtgaagttttcttttgttcgtCGTCTCAAACTTAGGGAGATGAATAATTTCATCGTTCATCAGGTACACGATCGGTCCATGAAACCCGGAAAACCCAGTTAGAGActgtcttcttcctcaaactCTTGAGCCTTTCATGGCTGCTTCTTGATATCATTCGTCCACAGTCTGTGGATTCTACGAAAGTTTTGAGCCTCTTCAAGGCCAAATCGAGTGTGTCCTCGCTCATATTAGCgaaacaaaccctaaaccaaCCCGGTTCGGTGCAGTGACATGAAGAACCGGGTGATATGTTTAGTTTCACGTTGTAAACAATCTTTTTCCAGAGGTCAAGCTCTGCTTCAAATGTGTTTGTGTCCAAAAGGTGTCTCATGTCGACCCAACAGAACAAACCCGCGTTGCTTCTCAGGCAAGTAATCCCTGCAGACTCAAGACCAGACACGAGGCGTCTCTGTCTGGACTTGAGTCGTTTCTGGTTCTCTTCGAGGTATTGGCTAGTGAACTTCTTGTCGGAGAGCAATGCAGAGAGAAGGTATTGTGTctgagaagaaacaagacCAAAACTTGACATTTTTGTAGCTGCTGAAACGATCATTTCGTCGTTGGAGTAGATCGCTCCCACACGGAAACCAGGAAGTCCCAGATCTTTAGAAAGGCTATAAACGACGTGGACTCGTTTTGAAACCTCCGTGTCTTCGAGTTTCTTGTCTTTCAAGACATCCATTACGCTTATGAACTGTTCAAACCCGAACATAGTGCCTGAATAGATCTCGTCGCTAATGAGATGAATGTTCTTGGAAGTGATGAAGTCAACGAGAAGGTTAAGTTCACGTCTGGTCAACGCAGTGCCAAGTGGGTTAGATGGATTCGTGACAAGAACTCCTTTGACTTTGAGATCAAGTTTCTGGGCTTGTTGGTAAGCTTGTTGCAGAGCTGATTCCGTGATTTGGAAGCCATTAGAGCTTGAGCAGTGAATGGGTACTATCTCTGCTCCGGTTCTCCATTTAAGATCTCTATCAAATCTGTAATCATAAAAAAGCCTAGACGTAAGCATATATTTCTATTGGGTTTACTTGGAATCCAAGTAAAGAGGAGAAGTGTAATTTACCCAGGATAGTAAGGAGTAGGCAAAAGGAAAGCATCGCCAGGCTCTGCAAGGCAAAACATGAGAGTCTCATTCGCAGATGTCGAACCAGCCGctaaaacaatcttttttggATCGAACGTGACACGGTTTCCTCTTATCTCTTCCATAAACTCAGCCATAGCCTGTAAAAAATGACAGAAAATGTTCATGAGAAATGGATTCATTACTTGTGATACACGTCAGGTTACTCTCTTTATTGAAtttgagaaaaatgaaagaagctTACTTTTTTGAATTCAGGCATGCCATGATAGTCTTGAAATAGAGCAAGCTCTCTGAAAATGGATTGACCGTTCCTCTTGAGACTTGCCGCGTCTGGGTTCTTAGTTAACCATGACTCGATTAGATCGAAACATAGCTGGTTTTCGGCTAGACCCATCTGGATCATCCCATTAGGGTTCTTGATCTCATCATAAGGATTCTTCTCGTACTCTTCCCATCCCAAGAAGTAGGATGAGTCTTGTCCATGACCATTGCTTGTCACTTTTGTCGAAAGCTGtttcattctctgtttttaaagTCAAGAGATTTTGGTCGTAGAGAAGACTAATGTGGGTGAAGGAGAGAACGAAAAGAAGAGATcttgaattagggtttaagttGGTGAAGAGTGAGATGTGGTTGGAGAAGCAATGGGTCTGTtgggatatatatatatatagataataataatctaacgacatttaatttcaaaaataaaatgtgacAACAGAATCAGAAACTAGAGAGACTTTTTTGACCGTCCAGACATTACCATAGTTTTTAGTAAATATTCTCCAAGACATGTGAGACaacttcttttattatttaatgCGATCTCCAATAATTAACAAGCTATattatttaatacaaaataaacaattaaaacatTGCAGtagttcttgtttctttttgaaaataagaatGATCTATTATTGagtttctatttattattGCATTCACACATACAGCAATAAATCTTAGGATTatgtttaaataaaaataaaaaaaccagCTCTACATAGggacaaaattaaataacacaTTTTGAGcttctttccaaaatttatttgatcGTTTTCTAGGATTCAAgcatatttaataataattctaCAAATTAATAGTACTAAAATGATTAGTCTTTACGCGTTTCCGTCACCGCCGGACCGTCCTTATTATGACCATCATTTAGGGACCAAACATAgcaatttaaaaagaaacctCAAATGTAattaactttttgttgttgttgtataaACTGAATCACTATGCTTATGATTAGTTTAGTCGTCCATTCACGATGTCAGCTACAAAATTGGCTGTGTGAAGTTGGATAGAAAAAAGAACCAACATTAATTTATATTCTACTTCTTGTCCAATACTAATGCCAAATAATTACTATTTATAGACTgctaaaattttatatgtcGTATAATGTGAGTATTTTGCTGAAAAAAACTGTGAGCATTTTATGTAACTTTAGTTATCAGATTCTGTAATTAAGTGTCAACACGTTGacttagaaaatattaacaaaataaaatagggTGGTAAACgtaaaattggaaaacaagGAAATGACatacaagaaaaatgaacAGAGACAAGTGGAGCTAGGGGAGTCAAATGTAATGTCATACCGACATCAAATCGTCTAAAGTAATCCTGTATACCTATGCATCTACGTATGTATACATTTATACGGctaaaatacatttatttatacgGTAGAGGGTAAGTCAAATAGGACCATTTATGCTCCCTAAACTCTAGTAGTCCCAAATGTCTTGGTCCGcaattttttttcgttttctcttcctctatCATTGACAACAACTTATTTATTTGGTGGGATCGGATACatacaaatatgttttttactGACTAGGATGTTTTCAGTCTTGTAATTATCGACAGGTTAACCGGAGttgtaattagtttttttttttttttggttaaagggTTTTGGAGTTAGTTTCATGTGAATTATGCGGTATTCACTGACGTAGACTGATCTCCAATACCAATAGAATAAATGATGATAGTTTAGCATAATTGTGTTGGTCCGCAgtttatgtaaaaataaatgttgagTCAGATATTGTTGCAGATATATTGATATAGTTACTTTGATCATGGGTGAAATAATGAGTTTGGATGGTTAtcataataaaaacataaacacaaattttttgTAGAATACAATTTTCCTACTAGTTGAATTGAGCTTTAGTTGTATATATCTTcatcctgtttttttttttaaaatgtatacaaatcaaagaaataaacatattgtttattatataaactcgaaactttatttaaaataagCTACTAGTAGAATGCACAAATATTTCTTGAAACAtgagattttcaaaataaaaatcataaaaatgatGTGCAATGAGTGATTCAGTTTTGGACCTAGAATGATTAGTATAAGAGCATAATATTTAATCAATCAAATTGAGTtatattaacataaaaatcaGGTGGACGATATCAAAACCCATGTTGGTGGCCGTTGGTTATAACTTATACCCCCAGATTTGTAGGCGACGTTGTTCGTTTAAGTTTGACTCCAACTATTAACTAACTTAACTGGAATATTCTTTGGTAGATGTAACATATTATTGTCTCttaactaaccaaaaaaaaacattaatgttTGTTATAGGATTTTTTCTGACGTCAGGAAATCGTTATCATTTCAAAATCGTATATCCACTTTTTTGAAGtacttttttaataattaatgagACGCTGTGATTTTCTCAGAttatttttgaagattttaattaaaaagctcaaattgatttgattgctGCGAAAAAAATGGGTCCTCGTATAACAACTCTTAATAATGATACATTGGAGAATCACATgtgaaataatatttgatgatGAAGCCATATATTTCGGTATTGATCatcttattcttgattctgttTTATGAAACAACCAAAAGATATCATATCAACTCATAAATGCAATCATATAATTGGataattaatatcatataGCTTTTTTTAGATTCTATACTTTGAAAAATCAAGAtagaatatatttgttatattttttcatttttttccaacaGATTCTAATTATAGCTCAAAGTTGTTATATTATATTCtctattttatatgtatagacagtagaaaataatcaagaaaaaaattcacttGTGCTGAAATTTGCCAATTGATACATAAAACACTTGAGGTTCTTCATGACCATAATACCATTGTCTCaacaatatgattttaataaaatcaaaataatcaaaaaacaagtaaatctttgaaaatattataatctatTATTCTGATGAAGAATTTTCTTAAACTATTAATCGCGATatttcacacacacacacatacacatacaaaaaaaaaaaaaaaaaaaaaaaaaaaaaaaaaaaaaagataacgaACTTCAATATAATTGACGAAGTTGGGACTGTATATATGCAAAATTCGCTTCAAACTTGTTTTAGCTGGTTAAAGATATGATGAAAGGGAAAATGAtgtaatatttcttttgttattgattgaaaaaaaaaaacagatagagagagaaggtAGAGACGTGAGGGGAGGCACATGGAGATGCAGTAGAAATAGGGTTTAAGAATGCATGTGAAAAGTATAGGTTATAAGACCCTACCAATTCCCtacatcatcaacaacattttGTGACAACCATCgtgatctttctctttttcgattttttttgtttttcttaattcccACTATTCATGTTCCAAGAAATGAAAACGTAGGTCCCATTTTAGCACTCTCTCAAAACCtcaaatgtatatttttgtgtcattattattatgttgTTACAATGTTAGCgtgtttaagaaatttgaagcAATGCTAGTGTGTTAGCCTATTAGATGGTTGAACTTTCATTCCGGCTGATATGTCTGAATGAGATTGTACAATAAATATATGAGTACCACTGATATATTGGAGTGATGAGTAGTAAAATGTGGTTTTCTATATGCATAAGAAATAATAAGTTTATGTTTCGGTTGGAGAATTTCACGGTTACAcaagaaatgaagaattgaAAGGCTTAATATCATGGAAGAGActtaaatccaaaataaagGATGTTGTACATAGATACAAGTTGGTGTTATATGACAAATGGGTAGGTCATATCCAAGCAATctcgaccaaaaaaaaatgaaaacaaaaaatcccaCCTGCATTGGATACCAAGTTAACAAACAGTATGGTCAACTTATGTTTATGTCTTGATACCACTTTGTATTTGTCTCCCTCCCTATCCTTTTCCATGTTTATAAATCTATGCTGTATTTTGattgaatgttttttcttttctggcAAATGGTTCCCAAATTTTGTAACCAATTATAGATTGGAAAACGACTCATCTAGCAGCTATATAGGTTACAACTagacacatatatatatcataagaTTACTAACAAACcagtgattttgttttggttgaaaTAAAAGAGTGTAttcgaccaaaaaaaagtgtatCAATATCAAACgatgaaattttttattaggCTTGGGCCCGTattcaaccaaatcaaataaaaagggCCTCTTCTCGACTTGTAAAGTTGCATCGAGCCTTCTCCAACCTTagacaaaaacatcaaatgatGTTATTCTACTATTTCTCGCATTTGATGTTCTTGATTAGGAACCGGATAGCTACCATGTGGAGGCACTAGAACAGGCCGTTGCATAAGAGACTCAAAAGAACTTAGTCATGGGATTGAATTCTCTTCACCTCGAGCGTGtaatccattttcttcaagaTGCTTATCTTGGAGATTTTCATCTTCTACTTCATCAGCACTATCTATGTCAGAATCAATATCAGGTCCAATATAGTTACCAAACTCATCATATAAGTTACCATCCATCTTTGTGTAAACCTGTCAAAAAAGAATCCCATGAGCAATCAGAATTTTGTAGTGCAGATAAACAATAACGGCAAAAAAGTCAAATGAGTGCATTACCACAAAATCAAGCTTTTGATAGATCTATCTGGGTTATTTACTATAGCAAATCTGCAACATCTTTCATTTAACCCATTGGCGACTAATCTCCCCTAATGCTCAACACCATGTCTAAGAGAACACCATCAAACAGCTTGAATCAACCAGAAACTTAAGGTAATTTGGACTAGAGCAAAACCCTAGGCGAGAATCGCCCTAACACGTGCCGAGACGATGAGCACCGCCGTTGAATTCGTCGGAACCACTGGAATTCACCGGATTGTTGAGAAACCTCCACTCTTCTGCCGATCTCAAACCCATGTTCAAGAGACGTCGAAATCTTCCGGATCTATTCATAGAGCCGCTTCAAAATTCTCCGAGTATCACCATCGCCGGGGAGGCttccaaaattatattttagctTTTATTCTACTATTTGCGTTAACATACTACATTTTAATCTCAATTTGATTAACCGACTATTCATCTAGCGGACTGTAGAGAAGAGgcaaatttattaaatagttaaattatGAAT includes:
- the ACS5 gene encoding ACC synthase 5 (ACC synthase 5 (ACS5); CONTAINS InterPro DOMAIN/s: 1-aminocyclopropane-1-carboxylate synthase (InterPro:IPR001176), Pyridoxal phosphate-dependent transferase, major domain (InterPro:IPR015424), Aminotransferase, class I/classII (InterPro:IPR004839), Aminotransferases, class-I, pyridoxal-phosphate-binding site (InterPro:IPR004838), Pyridoxal phosphate-dependent transferase, major region, subdomain 1 (InterPro:IPR015421), Pyridoxal phosphate-dependent transferase, major region, subdomain 2 (InterPro:IPR015422); BEST Arabidopsis thaliana protein match is: 1-aminocyclopropane-1-carboxylate synthase 9 (TAIR:AT3G49700.1); Has 1807 Blast hits to 1807 proteins in 277 species: Archae - 0; Bacteria - 0; Metazoa - 736; Fungi - 347; Plants - 385; Viruses - 0; Other Eukaryotes - 339 (source: NCBI BLink).), whose protein sequence is MKQLSTKVTSNGHGQDSSYFLGWEEYEKNPYDEIKNPNGMIQMGLAENQLCFDLIESWLTKNPDAASLKRNGQSIFRELALFQDYHGMPEFKKAMAEFMEEIRGNRVTFDPKKIVLAAGSTSANETLMFCLAEPGDAFLLPTPYYPGFDRDLKWRTGAEIVPIHCSSSNGFQITESALQQAYQQAQKLDLKVKGVLVTNPSNPLGTALTRRELNLLVDFITSKNIHLISDEIYSGTMFGFEQFISVMDVLKDKKLEDTEVSKRVHVVYSLSKDLGLPGFRVGAIYSNDEMIVSAATKMSSFGLVSSQTQYLLSALLSDKKFTSQYLEENQKRLKSRQRRLVSGLESAGITCLRSNAGLFCWVDMRHLLDTNTFEAELDLWKKIVYNVKLNISPGSSCHCTEPGWFRVCFANMSEDTLDLALKRLKTFVESTDCGRMISRSSHERLKSLRKKTVSNWVFRVSWTDRVPDER